A region from the Deltaproteobacteria bacterium genome encodes:
- a CDS encoding GPW/gp25 family protein has product MALIADYGLTFPQRRNAKGFIEFTGDIRTLVRESVYQILGTRVGERIMVPEFGSRLPELLFEPIDEITVALARVYVIEAIEKWEPRVELNEVAVTVNPDSGWVEIFADYVIINRGIVDSVAVAFPRFVG; this is encoded by the coding sequence ATGGCACTGATCGCCGATTACGGCCTGACATTCCCCCAGCGGAGAAACGCCAAGGGATTCATCGAATTCACGGGCGACATCCGGACACTCGTCCGCGAGTCCGTCTACCAGATTCTTGGCACGCGGGTCGGCGAACGGATCATGGTACCGGAATTCGGCTCGCGACTGCCGGAGCTATTGTTCGAACCCATCGACGAGATCACGGTGGCACTGGCCCGCGTCTACGTCATCGAGGCGATCGAGAAATGGGAGCCGAGGGTGGAGCTGAACGAGGTCGCCGTGACCGTCAATCCTGATTCGGGCTGGGTGGAGATTTTCGCCGACTACGTAATCATCAACCGGGGGATCGTCGATAGCGTGGCCGTCGCGTTCCCCAGATTCGTCGGGTAA
- a CDS encoding baseplate J/gp47 family protein, with protein sequence MPTFDNIEFRAFDYDGFKESLFDIAKANFPEWTDVLESNHGVMFIEWLAFISANLAWMQNYHARQHFVPTVNENKNLTKLAKQFDYHIPNNVAALVDLTFGTEDGDPLTDDLIIPKGTQARTTGETSLIFETTANLIIPSGAASGIVAARHQVTRDETETSDGSADYRSALHYNPYIEDTMEMTVAGVPWVEVDNFLDSNGNSEHFRLEVDSEGVPTVIFGDNVNGKIPPAGDTIVYTYKVGGGAQGNVSPGTITILDATFTDTGGNPVSLIVNNASASQGGVDREDIETSKIRIPKSIGAKEVTIDYEDFEAIITSVAGVSRVRILTVNDNPYIEENTVLAVVLPETTDTLTQALENQIETALAENPPPLTQRLILTGPQLVDIPVEIRDLVPTSEFSTDVGVSATASITLLDNTFDVGDTITVNGQDFVVGIDWLAGGDLNSSANNLATAIEVALPEISADVNAATVNLTVRTPGAHGNDYTLAATDGATPNFSLSGITFGGGEDSVVQAGVRAALEKYFGRENTDEDGRYTIDFGTTVYRNRIIWIIQDVEGVKSFNLALPAADTIMDINQFPTHGLIFTTS encoded by the coding sequence ATGCCAACGTTCGACAACATCGAGTTCCGCGCCTTCGATTACGACGGTTTCAAGGAGTCGCTCTTCGATATCGCCAAGGCGAATTTCCCCGAATGGACCGATGTTCTCGAGTCCAACCACGGTGTCATGTTCATCGAATGGCTGGCCTTCATCTCGGCGAATCTCGCCTGGATGCAGAACTATCATGCCCGTCAGCATTTCGTGCCGACGGTGAACGAGAACAAGAATCTCACGAAGCTCGCCAAACAGTTCGATTACCACATTCCCAACAACGTGGCGGCGTTGGTTGACCTGACCTTCGGCACCGAGGACGGTGATCCTCTCACCGACGATCTTATCATCCCGAAAGGAACGCAGGCGCGCACTACCGGAGAGACGAGCCTGATTTTCGAGACGACCGCGAACCTCATCATCCCCTCCGGGGCGGCCTCCGGTATCGTCGCCGCCCGCCATCAGGTGACGCGCGACGAAACCGAGACGAGCGACGGCAGCGCCGATTACCGCTCGGCGCTTCACTACAACCCCTACATCGAAGACACCATGGAAATGACGGTCGCCGGCGTGCCCTGGGTGGAGGTCGACAATTTCCTCGATTCCAACGGCAACAGCGAGCACTTCCGTCTGGAGGTGGATTCGGAAGGCGTTCCCACGGTGATCTTCGGGGACAACGTCAACGGCAAGATCCCGCCCGCGGGTGACACGATCGTTTACACCTACAAGGTCGGCGGCGGTGCCCAAGGGAACGTATCGCCGGGAACGATCACGATTCTGGATGCGACCTTCACCGATACCGGAGGCAATCCGGTTTCCCTGATCGTGAACAACGCCTCCGCCTCCCAGGGAGGGGTTGATCGCGAAGACATCGAAACCTCCAAGATCCGGATCCCCAAGTCGATCGGAGCCAAGGAAGTCACCATCGACTATGAGGACTTCGAGGCCATCATCACGAGCGTCGCCGGCGTGAGCCGGGTCCGGATCCTCACCGTGAATGACAACCCCTATATCGAGGAGAACACGGTTCTGGCCGTGGTCTTGCCGGAAACCACCGACACCCTGACCCAAGCCCTCGAGAACCAGATCGAGACGGCGTTGGCCGAAAATCCGCCGCCCTTGACCCAGAGACTCATTCTGACCGGTCCCCAGCTGGTCGATATCCCCGTCGAAATCCGCGACCTGGTTCCCACGAGCGAATTTTCGACCGATGTGGGCGTTTCCGCCACCGCGAGCATCACGCTCTTGGACAATACGTTCGATGTCGGCGACACGATTACGGTCAACGGTCAGGATTTCGTGGTGGGCATCGATTGGCTGGCCGGAGGGGATCTCAATTCCTCCGCCAACAACCTCGCTACCGCGATCGAAGTGGCCTTACCGGAAATTTCGGCCGACGTGAACGCCGCGACGGTCAACCTGACGGTCCGCACGCCGGGAGCTCACGGGAACGATTACACGCTCGCGGCCACGGACGGCGCGACTCCGAATTTCTCCCTGTCCGGCATCACATTCGGCGGCGGCGAGGATTCGGTTGTCCAGGCGGGAGTCCGTGCGGCACTGGAAAAATATTTCGGCCGCGAGAACACCGACGAAGACGGCCGGTACACGATCGATTTCGGCACCACCGTTTACCGGAACCGGATCATCTGGATCATTCAGGATGTGGAGGGCGTGAAGAGCTTCAACCTGGCGTTACCGGCCGCCGACACGATCATGGATATCAACCAGTTCCCGACTCACGGTCTCATTTTCACGACGTCTTGA